From a region of the Campylobacter showae genome:
- a CDS encoding SMI1/KNR4 family protein: MFLKLDEIARRLDEVCLPLEQDGITGMRLLAQSDADASTRALENAQEALGVKFPLALSRLVCEFDFGEFEVCNVRFGAGGDYASELVRLNSTDEYGGKWWHGDTRPANLIVFAVGDPWIFLLDCADGAIYAWLLGDEELCGRRVASDFERFFRALASIGIARLSKKAVPCAEKSLNSSKPAMIKRLSFGEKWLKFDKFMLES, encoded by the coding sequence ATGTTTTTAAAGCTAGACGAGATCGCTCGCAGACTAGACGAGGTATGCCTGCCTCTGGAACAAGATGGTATAACGGGCATGAGGCTGCTAGCACAAAGCGATGCCGACGCGTCCACGCGGGCGCTAGAAAATGCGCAAGAGGCTCTAGGCGTCAAATTTCCGCTTGCACTCTCGCGGCTAGTTTGCGAATTTGACTTTGGCGAATTTGAAGTTTGCAACGTACGATTTGGCGCCGGCGGCGACTACGCTAGCGAGCTAGTGCGGCTAAACAGCACCGACGAATACGGCGGCAAATGGTGGCACGGCGATACGCGTCCTGCAAATTTGATAGTTTTTGCCGTCGGCGATCCGTGGATTTTTTTGCTTGATTGCGCGGACGGCGCGATTTATGCGTGGCTGCTCGGGGACGAAGAGCTTTGCGGCAGGCGCGTTGCGAGCGATTTTGAGAGATTTTTTAGAGCGCTTGCTAGTATCGGTATCGCGCGACTAAGCAAAAAGGCCGTGCCATGCGCGGAAAAATCGCTAAATTCGTCCAAGCCGGCGATGATAAAGCGCTTGAGTTTTGGCGAGAAATGGCTGAAATTTGATAAATTTATGCTGGAAAGCTAG
- a CDS encoding GntP family permease: MSGIALIVCFVIAVVVMIVLISKFGVHPFIAIMLVSLALAVVAGIDLVKVPAIIGEGFSGIFKSIGIVIILGALIGMALEKTGAALKLADMVVRCVGDKRPELAMLIMGWIVGIPVFCDSGFVVLDPIRRAIKEKIGANPVAMAVALSCGLYTSHVFIPPTPGPIAAAGLVGVGHNLLLVIAVGAVVSIPVLIAGYLFAKTIGAKVSLKDDLAEVGKSYDEIIKEHGKLPCAFLSLAPIFMPILLMALGSVVSILKLKGSFANFVLFLGNPIIALGVGVLFAVILLAKTGKLGEFNLMTNETLKIVGPILFITAAGGVLGNVIAKAGFVEFMKANAHLIGTVGIFFPFVISAIIKTAQGSSTVALTTTASIMGLFTDSGSMMSALGLTSEMGAVLTVMAIAAGAMTVSHANDSYFWVVTNFSKMSPEQGYKTQTMLTFIMGIVGMATVWVASLILL, encoded by the coding sequence ATGAGCGGTATTGCTCTCATTGTCTGCTTCGTCATCGCGGTCGTCGTTATGATCGTGCTGATTTCTAAGTTCGGGGTTCACCCCTTTATAGCGATCATGCTCGTTTCGCTAGCTCTAGCCGTCGTCGCGGGTATCGACTTGGTCAAGGTTCCCGCGATCATCGGAGAGGGATTTAGCGGGATATTTAAAAGCATAGGCATCGTCATCATCCTGGGCGCGCTCATCGGTATGGCGCTGGAAAAGACGGGCGCGGCGCTAAAGCTAGCCGACATGGTCGTGCGCTGCGTAGGCGACAAGCGCCCCGAGCTAGCCATGCTCATCATGGGCTGGATCGTGGGTATCCCGGTCTTTTGCGATAGCGGCTTTGTCGTGCTAGATCCGATCCGCCGCGCGATAAAGGAAAAGATCGGCGCCAACCCCGTAGCTATGGCCGTTGCGCTCTCGTGCGGCCTATACACCTCGCACGTGTTTATACCGCCGACGCCGGGCCCGATAGCGGCCGCCGGACTCGTGGGGGTAGGTCACAACCTACTGCTAGTCATCGCCGTGGGCGCGGTCGTTTCGATACCGGTTCTCATCGCGGGCTATCTTTTTGCTAAAACTATCGGCGCAAAAGTGAGCCTAAAAGATGATCTAGCCGAAGTGGGCAAGAGCTACGACGAGATCATCAAAGAGCACGGCAAGCTGCCTTGCGCGTTTTTGAGCTTGGCGCCGATTTTTATGCCGATTTTGCTGATGGCGCTGGGTTCGGTCGTCTCGATACTAAAGTTAAAAGGCTCGTTTGCAAATTTCGTTTTATTTTTGGGCAATCCGATCATTGCGCTCGGCGTGGGCGTGCTATTTGCCGTCATCTTGCTGGCTAAAACGGGCAAGCTTGGCGAATTTAACCTCATGACCAACGAAACGCTAAAGATCGTCGGACCGATCCTTTTCATCACGGCTGCGGGCGGCGTGCTGGGTAACGTCATCGCTAAGGCCGGATTTGTCGAGTTTATGAAGGCAAACGCCCATCTCATCGGCACCGTGGGTATATTTTTCCCGTTTGTTATCTCGGCTATCATTAAGACCGCTCAGGGTAGCTCGACCGTGGCGCTTACGACGACGGCCTCTATCATGGGGCTTTTCACCGATAGCGGCTCGATGATGAGCGCGTTGGGGCTAACTAGCGAGATGGGCGCGGTGCTAACGGTGATGGCGATAGCTGCGGGCGCGATGACGGTTTCGCACGCTAACGATAGCTATTTTTGGGTCGTTACGAACTTTAGCAAGATGTCGCCGGAGCAGGGCTACAAGACTCAGACGATGCTTACCTTTATCATGGGTATCGTAGGCATGGCGACGGTTTGGGTTGCGTCGTTGATTTTATTGTAA
- the menA gene encoding 1,4-dihydroxy-2-naphthoate octaprenyltransferase gives MITAKALYASARLRSLPLSVSGVLLGSGAAYGAGAFRTDIFALALLTTLLFQVLSDYANDYGDAVKGTDDDGRLGPRRAIQTGQVSATEMKRVIVVTALLSALSSLALSVLAFGERFYLVALFLALGGASIYAAIRYTVGAGAYGYLGLGDIFVFLFFGLLSVLGSYFLYAHSLDAALLLPACACGLLSTAVLNLNNMRDIQNDALKDKRTVPVRIGLSAAKLYHYALIAGGASLMLCYSLLRDDTGMRLLYVISFAPLIRHLFFVSRVRECRDFDGQLKVVALCTFAMSALFFVGEILG, from the coding sequence ATGATAACCGCAAAGGCTCTTTACGCATCCGCAAGGCTTAGATCGCTACCCCTTAGCGTCTCGGGCGTGTTGCTTGGCAGTGGCGCGGCATACGGTGCGGGCGCGTTTAGAACGGATATTTTCGCGCTAGCACTGCTTACGACGCTTCTGTTTCAGGTACTCAGCGACTACGCCAACGACTACGGCGACGCAGTAAAAGGCACCGACGACGATGGCAGGCTGGGGCCGCGCCGCGCGATACAAACGGGACAAGTGAGCGCGACCGAGATGAAGCGCGTCATCGTCGTTACGGCGCTGCTTTCGGCGCTTTCGAGCCTTGCGCTAAGCGTTTTGGCGTTTGGCGAGCGGTTTTATCTCGTGGCTCTATTTTTGGCGCTAGGCGGCGCGTCGATATATGCCGCGATCCGCTACACCGTGGGAGCCGGCGCATACGGTTACCTGGGGCTTGGCGACATTTTCGTGTTTTTGTTTTTTGGACTACTAAGCGTGCTGGGCTCGTACTTTTTATATGCGCACTCACTTGATGCGGCGCTGCTGCTACCTGCGTGCGCGTGCGGGTTACTAAGCACCGCCGTGCTAAATCTAAACAACATGCGCGACATCCAAAACGATGCGCTAAAGGACAAGCGCACGGTCCCCGTTCGTATCGGACTGAGCGCAGCCAAGCTCTACCACTACGCGCTGATCGCGGGCGGAGCGAGCCTGATGCTTTGCTACTCACTTTTGCGCGACGACACGGGCATGAGACTGCTCTACGTAATTAGCTTTGCGCCGCTTATTAGGCACCTATTTTTCGTTTCGCGGGTGCGGGAGTGTCGCGATTTCGACGGACAGCTAAAGGTCGTCGCGCTCTGTACGTTTGCGATGTCTGCGCTGTTTTTCGTTGGGGAGATTTTGGGCTAA
- a CDS encoding YceI family protein, whose amino-acid sequence MKKLIKFSLAAALVASFASAAVYEIDPAHSSVGFKIKHLSISKVNGNFGKFDAVIDYDKNAKELKALEATIETASVNTQNDKRDEHLRRADFFNAAKFDKITYKMVKFEKESDTEGKVVGTLTMHGVTKPVVLKFELGGFTTDKNGKEKIGFSLEGETKRKLFEIGLDTSEITLSDKVELEIEIEAKEK is encoded by the coding sequence ATGAAAAAACTAATCAAATTTTCGCTAGCCGCAGCGCTAGTAGCAAGCTTCGCAAGCGCCGCAGTCTATGAGATCGACCCGGCGCACAGCAGCGTCGGCTTTAAGATCAAACATCTAAGCATCTCAAAAGTGAACGGAAATTTCGGCAAATTTGACGCCGTGATCGACTACGACAAAAACGCCAAGGAGCTAAAAGCGCTCGAGGCCACGATCGAAACCGCCTCAGTAAATACGCAAAACGACAAGCGCGACGAACACCTACGCAGAGCGGATTTTTTCAACGCGGCCAAATTTGACAAAATCACCTACAAAATGGTCAAATTTGAAAAAGAAAGCGACACTGAAGGCAAGGTCGTGGGCACGCTCACGATGCACGGCGTCACTAAGCCCGTGGTACTGAAATTCGAGCTTGGCGGCTTTACGACGGATAAAAACGGCAAGGAAAAAATCGGTTTTAGCCTAGAGGGCGAGACCAAACGCAAGCTCTTTGAGATCGGGCTAGACACCTCAGAGATCACGCTATCTGACAAAGTCGAGCTAGAAATCGAGATCGAAGCGAAGGAAAAATAA
- a CDS encoding glycerate kinase, with translation MKILIAIDSFKGSLSSLEAGNAVKEGIEALAGEIDEVTVKPIADGGEGSVVALADALDGEFIDVIVQNPLGEKIPARYALAGELGILEMASSSGLMLVEKERRNPMKTSTYGFGQMILHAISKGARKFIVGIGGSATNDAGTGMLSALGYEFFDENGELLEGKGENLIKITKISNKNVVPELQECEFLVACDVDNPLFGKNGAAYVYGPQKGADEQMVKDLDAGLISFASATSEHFSSEFWNFKGAGAAGGLGYGFVSYLNAKLKPGIDIIMEEIRLEEDVKNADLVITGEGRLDFQSSMGKTPTGVAKIAKKYGKPVIALAGSVSSCAGGCNENGIDAFFSVLNEPVSLEEAMDKQTATRNLKMTAQQALRLYLLGRKG, from the coding sequence ATGAAAATACTAATAGCAATCGACTCTTTTAAGGGCTCTCTGAGCTCCCTCGAGGCCGGCAATGCCGTAAAAGAGGGCATAGAAGCGTTAGCAGGTGAGATAGATGAGGTGACGGTTAAGCCCATCGCGGACGGCGGCGAGGGTAGCGTGGTGGCGCTAGCGGACGCGCTAGATGGCGAGTTTATCGACGTCATCGTGCAAAATCCTCTCGGCGAAAAGATCCCCGCCAGATACGCGCTAGCGGGCGAACTGGGTATCCTTGAGATGGCGTCTTCTAGCGGGCTCATGCTGGTGGAAAAAGAGCGCCGAAACCCGATGAAAACGAGCACTTACGGCTTTGGGCAGATGATTTTGCATGCTATTAGCAAGGGTGCGCGTAAATTTATCGTGGGTATCGGCGGCAGCGCTACGAACGACGCGGGCACGGGTATGCTAAGCGCGCTAGGATACGAGTTTTTTGACGAAAACGGCGAGCTGCTCGAGGGCAAAGGCGAAAACCTCATAAAAATCACAAAAATCTCGAACAAAAACGTAGTGCCCGAGCTGCAAGAGTGCGAATTCCTCGTGGCTTGCGACGTGGATAACCCTCTGTTTGGCAAAAACGGCGCGGCCTACGTCTACGGCCCGCAAAAGGGCGCGGACGAGCAGATGGTAAAGGATCTAGACGCTGGGCTTATAAGCTTTGCGAGCGCGACGAGCGAGCACTTTTCGAGCGAATTTTGGAACTTTAAGGGCGCGGGCGCGGCAGGCGGGCTAGGGTACGGGTTTGTTAGCTACCTAAACGCCAAACTAAAGCCCGGCATCGACATCATCATGGAGGAAATCCGCCTCGAAGAGGACGTGAAAAACGCCGATCTAGTCATCACCGGCGAGGGGCGACTGGACTTTCAAAGCTCGATGGGCAAGACCCCGACCGGAGTGGCGAAGATCGCCAAAAAATACGGCAAACCCGTCATCGCGCTAGCGGGCAGCGTGTCGTCTTGCGCGGGCGGCTGTAACGAAAACGGCATCGATGCGTTTTTTAGCGTATTAAACGAGCCTGTGAGCCTAGAAGAGGCGATGGATAAGCAAACTGCGACGCGCAATCTCAAAATGACGGCCCAGCAGGCTTTGAGGCTCTATTTGCTAGGGCGTAAGGGGTAA